TCCAACGAACAGTCTTTTTACCCATTGGGCTCATGACCACTTCCGCATTGTACTCGCCTTCCATACGGTGCTTAAAGACTTCAAACTGAAGTTGACCAACAGCTCCCAGCATGTACTCGCCTGTTTGGTAATTCTTATAAAGCTGAATGGCACCTTCTTGCACCAATTGCTCAATACCCTTGTGGAAGGATTTTTGCTTCATGACATTCTTAGCTGAGACTTTCATGAAAATCTCAGGTGTAAAGGTTGGAAGGGGTTCAAATTCAAACTTGTTTTTTCCAACTGTTAAGGTATCCCCAACCTGATAGGTACCTGTATCGTAAACCCCGATAATATCACCTGCTACAGCATTGGTCACATTCTCACGACTTTCCGCCATAAACTGGGTAACATTCGACAGCTTAGCACCCTTACCAGTACGAGGCAAGTTGACACTCATGCCACGTTCAAATTCACCTGATACGATACGGACAAAGGCAATACGGTCACGGTGTCGAGGGTCCATATTGGCTTGGATTTTAAAGACAAATCCTGAGAAATCCTTGTCGTAAGGATCTACGATTTCACCATCTGTTTTCTTGTGCCCATGTGGTTCTGGAGCAAACTTGAGAAAAGTCTCAAGGAAGGTCTGCACACCAAAGTTTGTCAAAGCTGAACCGAAGAAGACAGGCGTCAATTCTCCAGCCAGAATAGCTTCCTCTGAAAACTCATTCCCAGCTTCTTGCAAAAGCTCGATGTCGTCCTTAACCTGAGCGTAGAAAGGATTGTTTCCAAAGAGCTTGTCCCCATCTTCTAGGCTAGCAAAACGCTCATCACCCTTGTAGAGTTCCAAGCGTTGGTTATAGAGGTCATACAAGCCTTCGAAGGCTTTCCCCATCCCGATTGGCCAGTTCATTGGATAACTTGCAATACCCAAGACTTCTTCCAATTCTTGCAAGAGATCTAGTGGTTCACGTCCGTCACGGTCCAGTTTGTTCATAAAGGTAAAGACGGGAATGCCACGGTGTTTGACAACCTCAAACAATTTTTTGGTTTGGGCCTCGATACCCTTGGCAGAGTCCACAACCATGACCGCAGCATCTACCGCCATCAAGGTACGATAGGTATCTTCTGAGAAATCCTCGTGTCCTGGGGTATCTAGGATGTTCACGCGCTTACCATCGTAGTCAAATTGCATCACAGATGAAGTGACCGAAATTCCACGTTGCTTCTCGATATCC
This window of the Streptococcus sp. 116-D4 genome carries:
- a CDS encoding peptide chain release factor 3, which translates into the protein MNIQEEIKKRRTFAIISHPDAGKTTITEQLLYFGGEIREAGTVKGKKTGTFAKSDWMDIEKQRGISVTSSVMQFDYDGKRVNILDTPGHEDFSEDTYRTLMAVDAAVMVVDSAKGIEAQTKKLFEVVKHRGIPVFTFMNKLDRDGREPLDLLQELEEVLGIASYPMNWPIGMGKAFEGLYDLYNQRLELYKGDERFASLEDGDKLFGNNPFYAQVKDDIELLQEAGNEFSEEAILAGELTPVFFGSALTNFGVQTFLETFLKFAPEPHGHKKTDGEIVDPYDKDFSGFVFKIQANMDPRHRDRIAFVRIVSGEFERGMSVNLPRTGKGAKLSNVTQFMAESRENVTNAVAGDIIGVYDTGTYQVGDTLTVGKNKFEFEPLPTFTPEIFMKVSAKNVMKQKSFHKGIEQLVQEGAIQLYKNYQTGEYMLGAVGQLQFEVFKHRMEGEYNAEVVMSPMGKKTVRWIKPEDLDERTSSSRNILAKDRFDQPVFLFENDFALRWFADKYPDVELEEKM